The Pongo abelii isolate AG06213 chromosome 19, NHGRI_mPonAbe1-v2.0_pri, whole genome shotgun sequence genome includes the window TAGCCCCTTCACACTTTACTCCTACATTTTGCTAGACCTTTCTATTTTGTCTCCCTGAAATAAGCTTTTCCTTTTGGGCATTCTATATATGGATTCTAAAATAATCCTTTGCATGTCTGTACTTGAAcataaagcaaaaaaacaaaataaaataaaataaaataatcttcctGTTTTAATCATTTAATCTCTCTTGCTTGGAAACTTTCAATGGCTTTCCATACCTCATTGTGTACTCTTTAAGACCCAAGTAAACTTTTAGCTTATCCATGTAGATTTCCCTGATCTCCACACCTCAAGGATCACAGATTCTGGTAAATTCTAGCACTGATGGTATGCATTATACTTTAGTAATTAATTATATACACCTCCCTTTTTATGCctattctctttcttccctcctatcATTTTCATGTTCTGCAGACGACAGCATACTTCATCCTGGGTTTGACACAAAATGAGTGCTACATATAATAAAGCCAGGGACAAAGATGAGTTCTGGACATAACTAAAGGATGGAGTAATCATGCTAACAGCCAACACTCCTACATATGCTAGGCACTGATGAAGTGTTTCATATATTCACTCACCTAAatttcacaacaatcctatgaaatGGTAACTAGCATAATCCCCAGTTtaaaggtgaggaaattgagtcaCAGAGCAGAATAACTTGCTCTGGATCACCAAGCTAAtaaacagacctgggttcaaacccaggcagcctggctccagaatCAACTCTTAACCACTTAGAGCATCATCACTGAGATTGGGAGAGTGACAGGCTGCTGTAAAGAGGGTGAagcgggccaggcatggtggctcatgcctgtaatcccagcaatttgggaggctaaggtgggtggatcgcctgaggtcaggagttcaagaccagcctgaccaacatggagaaaccccgtctctactaaaaacacaaaaaattagccaggtgtggtggtgcatgcctgtaatcccagcaactcaggaggctgaggcaggagaatcacttgaacctgggagatggaggttgtggtgaaccaagaccgtgccattgcactccagcctgtgcaacaagagcaaaactctgtctcaaaaaaaaaaaaaaaaaaaaaaaacagggtgaAGCGAAAATAGGAGCAGAGCAGCGGTTAAGCAATGATGTGATGGGGCTAAATAAGAATGGATAAGAAAACGAGTAAGAGTAAAAGACTGGAGTAAAAGTAAAAGACTGGAGAATGGGTCTAACATTAAAGGAGAATGAGGAGAAGGGAGAGTTGACAAGCAAAGGTGAAAGCAGAAAGTCAGTTGTCAGTACGGCTTGGGGAGATAAAGAAGGCCCAGGAAGACCTCCAGGAAAAGGCTGCCATGTCAGGCAACACACAGAGGATGATTGAGGAAAGGTGATTGTTACAAGGTGGTGAAGATGCCATTGTAGGTGTTGGGCTCTGGCACAGGCACTTGGCGGAGCCTCTGCTTTGGGCTGAGATCAACACATGACAGAGTCTCATCTCCGCAGGTACAGAGCTCACATATGTTGTTGCTTGTGGAGGCCATCTGTTCCTCTGGTGCAGTTTCAGACTGCACCAATGAATTCTGCGAAGATTCTAACTTTGTAGGTGGACCTGTGACTTCAGTCAGGCTTCGATGCAGAGTCTGAACCTGGTCTAGACGAGGAGCTGTAGTCTTCTCCAGGACTGTGGAATGTCCAATCTCTGTAGTGGGTTCTGGAGTTATGGCAAGCCCCGGGTCTGGAGGCTGAGCTGAGGTTTCCTCCTTGGTTGGAGATGGTTTAACCTCTGTAGTAGGCTCTGTAGTTTTGCTAAGCTCCAGGTCCAGAGGTTGAACTGTGGCTTCAGTCAGGTGTGAATGCTGAGCCTGACCCTTGTCTGAAGGTGGAAGTGTCACCTCAGGGTGTTCTGGAGGAGGAGCTATAGTCGTCAGGGCTGTAGAAGATTCAACCTCTGTTGTGGATTCTGGAGTGGTGGTAAGCCCCAGATCCAAAGGTTGAACTGTGGCTTCAGTCAGGTGTGAATGCTGAGTCTGAACCTGGTCTGGATGTGGAAGTGTCACCTTAAGATGCTTTGGAGGAACTATAGTCCTCTTCAGGGGTGTAGAATGTTCAGCCTCCATAGTGGGTCCTGGAGTGATGGTAAGTCCCAGGTCCAAAGGTTGAACTGTAATTCTGGGTGACATTGGATGCTGAGCTTGATCCTGACCTGGTGTTGGAATTGTTACCTCTTGATATACTACAAGTTGGGGTACAActttcttaggaggctgagttggggtcTCCTGCATGGTTGGAGAAAGTTCAACCTCTGTCGTGGATTCTGGAATGATGGTAAGTCCCAGGTCCAAAGGTTGAATGGTGACACTGGGCAATGTTGAATGCTGAGCTGGATCCTAGCCTGGTGTTGGGACTGTCACCTTATAATGAGCTGGAGGTTGAGCTGCAACTTCCTTAGGTGGCTCTGGAAGCTGAACTGGGACCATTTGCTGCCTTGAAGGTTCTACCTCCTTAGGGGCCTCTGGAGCCTGAACTGTGGCCTCCTGCTGGGTCACAGAAGGTTCTGCCTCCACAGGGGGCTCTGGAATCTGAGCTGGAACCTCCTGCTGAGTTACAGATGGTTCTACCTCCTGAGGGAACTCTGGAGGCAAAGATGGGGCCATCTGCTGGGTCAGAGAGGGTTCTATCACCATAGCGGGGTCTGAAGACTGAGCAGGGACTGTCTGCTGGACTGGAGAGGATTCTACCTGTTTAGGTGGCTCTAAAAGCCGAGTTGGGGCCTGCTGTAGGACTGGAGATGGTTCGACCTTCTCAGGTGGCTCtgatggctgagctggtatctccCACTGTGGTGGAGGACTGACCTCTTCAGTGGATTTCCGAGGATGACCTGAGGCTTCCTGCTGAGTTGCAGATGGTTCAACCTCCTTAGGGGGCTCTGGTGGCCCAGCTGGGAACTCTTGCTGGACTGGAGAAGGTTCTGCCTCCTTAGGGGGATCTGGAGTCTGAGCTTTAGCCTCCTGGTGGACTGGAGAAGTTTCCACCTCTGCACTAGGCTCTGTTGCTATGGTGAGCTGCACGTGTGGAGGCTTAACAGAGACATTGGGAAAATCTGAATGCTGAGTTTGATGGTGACCTGGAGGTGAAACTGGGATTTCATGATGTTCTGGGGACTGAGCTGGAGTCTCCTGCTGGGTTGGAGAAGATTCAACCTCCCCAGAAGACTCAGAAGGCTTAGCTAGCTGCTCCTGCTCACTGGGGGAAAGTTCAGGCTCTATAGGAGGACCTGGAGGCTCAGTTGGGGCCTCCTTTTGGATTGAAGATGGTTCCATCTCTtctggaggcagagctggggcctcCTGCTGGGTTGAAGGTTCTACCTCCTGAGGGAGCTGTAGAAGCTGCGCTGGGGCTTCTTCCTGGAGTGAAGAGGACTGGATGTCTTCAAGGGTCTCTGGATTTTGACTTTTGGGCTCTAGATGGAATTGAGAAAGTCCAACTTGCTCAGGAGGCCCTGGAGGCTCATCTGCATTCACCCAGAGCTCTGGAGGCAGGCTGCCAGGATACAGTGTGTCCATACTCAAATATTCATCCTGCAAAGTCTGCTtctgatgctgaggtttggataATTGGTGTGGAATCCCAACAATCTCAGCAAGGCTCCAACGCTCAGCTAGATCTTTCTTCTCAGTGAAACAACAAATTTGGTTGGTTTTGAAACCTTACTGTCTAGTGAAACAAGTATTTCATCTGCCTGATGACCTGCAGCCCGATCTAGATCTGCagtttgaaccttacttttgaggCGAGGAAGCTGAACTAGGGCCCGGTTCTGATCCCGGTCCAGCAGTGGAACCACCTCTGGGAGCCTTTCTTGCGGAGTCAGCTTGTCATTTAAATACTGATGTGCAGCCAAGAACTGCTCTGGCCCCAGGGGCAGCTCTCCAGCTGAATCCGTGTTCAGGAATGGAGCCAAATTTTCAGTCGGTTCCTGGGGCAGGGATGACATCTGCGAAGAAGCAGAGGGCCCCAGGTAATCAAAGTCCCCCGGGGCTGCTGGGGGAGCAGGTGCATGGGGAGATTCCCACGGGAGATGGGAGGAGCAGGAAGACCAGGGCTCAGGTGGCCCCAGGGGTTTAGAGGTCAGCTGGAGCGGGTCCTTGACCCACACCAGAGGCTGAGCCTCCTTGACTAGTAGACACAACAGTTGCCACGTAAGGAGGGGTCATGGGCCCCAGAAACGCAGCCAAGACATGACACACGCTGGTGCTATGCACTCAACGAGagccatgctaaaaactcttcatgctaaaaactctcaataaattcatgctaaaaactctcaataaaacaacccttcatgctaaaaactctcaataaattaggtattgatgggacgtatctcaaaataataagagctatctatgacaaacccacagccaatatcatactgaatgggcaaaaactggaagcattccctttgaaaactggcacaagacagggatgccctctctcaccacttctattcaacatagtgttggaagttctggccagggcaattaggcaggagaaggaaataaagggtattcaattaggaaaagaggaagtcaaattgtccctgtttgcagatgacatgattgtatatgtagaaaaccccattgtctcagcccaaaatctccttaagctgataagcaacttcagcaaagtctcaggatacaaaatcaatgtacaaaaatcacaagcattcttctacatcaataacacacaaacagagagccaaatcatgagtgaactcccattcacaattgcttcaaagagaataaaatacctaggaatccaacttacaagggatgtgaaggacctcttcaaggagaactacaaaccactgctcaaggaaataaaagaggacacaaacaaatggaagaacattccatgctcatgggtaggaagaatcaatatcgtgaaaatggccatccttcccaaggtaatttacagattcagcgccatccccatcaagctaccgatgactttcttcacagaattggaaaaaactactttaaagttcatatggagccaaaaaagagcccgcatcgccaagtcaatcctaagccaaaagaacaaagctggaggcatcacactacctgacttcaaactatactacaaggctatagtaaccgaaacagcatggtactggtaccaaaacagagatatagatcaatggaacagaacagagccatcagaaataatgccacatatctacaactatctgatctttgacaaacctgagaaaaacaagaattgggaaaaggattccctatttaataaatggtgctgggaaaactggctagccatatgtagaaagctgaaactggatcccttccttacaccttatacaaaaatcaattcaagatggattaaagacttaaatgttagacctaaaaccataaaaaccctagaagaaaacctaggcattaccattcaggacataggcatgggcaaggacttcatgtctaaaacaccaaaagcaatggcaacaaaagccaaaattgacacatgggatctaattaaactaaagagcttctgcacagcaaaagaaactaccatcagagtgaacaggcaacctacaaaatgggagaaaattttcgcaacctactcatctgacaaagggctaatatccagaatctacaatgaactccaacaaatttacaagaaaaaaacaaacaaccccatcaaaaagtgggcgaaggacatgaacagacatttctcaaaagaagacatttatgcagccaaaaaacacatgaaaaaatgctcaccatcactggccatcagagaaatgcaaatcaaaaccacaatgagataccatctcacaccagttagaatggcaatcattaaaaagtcaggaaacaacaggtgctggagaggatgtggagaaataggaacacttttacactgttggtgggactgtaaactagttcaacccttgtggaagtcagtgtggcaattcctcagggatctagaactagaaattccattcaacccagccatcccattactgggtatatacccaaaggactataaatcatgctgctataaagacacatgcacacgtatgtttattgcagcattattcacaatagcaaagacttggaaccaacccaaatgtccaacaatgagagactggattaagaaaatgtggcacatatacaccatggaatactatgcagccataaaaaatgatgagttcatgtcctttgtagggacatggatgaaattggaaatcatcattctcagtaaactatcgcaagaacaaaaaaccaaacactgcatattctcactcataggtgggaattgaacaatgagaacacatggacacaggaaggggaacatcacacttcggggactgttgtggggtggggggaggggggagggatagcattgggagatatacctaatgctagatgacgagttggtgggtgcagcgcaccagcatggcacatgtatacatgtgtaacttacctgcacattgcgcacatgtaccataaaacgtaaagtataataataataataataataataataataaagaaattaaaaaaaaatcacctctgaGATGCTCATGCCCCTTATAAGCGTGCGCCCCGCCCTGTCTTTATGACACCTTTATTTATGCCACTTTTATTAGGCTCGGGTCCAGATCTGCTCCGTGTTAACAGGGCAATCTTATGTCATAATCCCACCCAAGCACCCCTTCCCACCCCGCCCGGCCGgaacacccctcccctccccttagTGAGGAAAGATTTGGGCCGCAGACCGGGGTGGTCCCAGGACTCCAGTGGCctgctgttgtggggtggggtgggggcacgGCAGAGCTTCCCAAGGAAGTCACAGGACCTCGCCTTGGGATCTTCAGAAGTTCTAGTCCAGTTCTGGCAGCCTGAATTCTTCCTCCTCCGAGGTGAAATCCGAGAATACTCTTCCTTCCGGGGAGAGCAACTGACCTGCAAAATGGGCGCCAGTTAGGGTGGCAGGCAGGATGCACGTTACAGTCATTTATTCCAAAATGTTGCCATTTTCGCTAAACTGTTGCATGTTTGATAATTAATTCACCACCCTATTAGGTAGGATCTGCCAGGGAATAAGCAAGGACTCCAAATTTTCTGTAGGAGGGGTGTTGGGGGTAGGCAATTCAGTCTGGGAGAGAAGGTTTTAAACCGAGGGAAGAGCCCTTTGCACTAGCCTGGCAGGAGGCTGAACTGTCATCCTGCCTTAACTCAAAACAGCCATTATCCTAGAAGTTACAGCGCCACCCTTCAGAGATCTAC containing:
- the LOC129047427 gene encoding LOW QUALITY PROTEIN: leucine-rich repeat-containing protein 37A3-like (The sequence of the model RefSeq protein was modified relative to this genomic sequence to represent the inferred CDS: inserted 1 base in 1 codon; substituted 2 bases at 2 genomic stop codons), with protein sequence MALVECIAPACVMSWLRFWGPXPLLTWQLLCLLVKEAQPLVWVKDPLQLTSKPLGPPEPWSSCSSHLPWESPHAPAPPAAPGDFDYLGPSASSQMSSLPQEPTENLAPFLNTDSAGELPLGPEQFLAAHQYLNDKLTPQERLPEVVPLLDRDQNRALVQLPRLKSKVQTADLDRAAGHQADEILVSLDSKVSKPTKFVVSXEKKDLAERWSLAEIVGIPHQLSKPQHQKQTLQDEYLSMDTLYPGSLPPELWVNADEPPGPPEQVGLSQFHLEPKSQNPETLEDIQSSSLQEEAPAQLLQLPQEVEPSTQQEAPALPPEEMEPSSIQKEAPTEPPGPPIEPELSPSEQEQLAKPSESSGEVESSPTQQETPAQSPEHHEIPVSPPGHHQTQHSDFPNVSVKPPHVQLTIATEPSAEVETSPVHQEAKAQTPDPPKEAEPSPVQQEFPAGPPEPPKEVEPSATQQEASGHPRKSTEEVSPPPQWEIPAQPSEPPEKVEPSPVLQQAPTRLLEPPKQVESSPVQQTVPAQSSDPAMVIEPSLTQQMAPSLPPEFPQEVEPSVTQQEVPAQIPEPPVEAEPSVTQQEATVQAPEAPKEVEPSRQQMVPVQLPEPPKEVAAQPPAHYKVTVPTPGXDPAQHSTLPSVTIQPLDLGLTIIPESTTEVELSPTMQETPTQPPKKVVPQLVVYQEVTIPTPGQDQAQHPMSPRITVQPLDLGLTITPGPTMEAEHSTPLKRTIVPPKHLKVTLPHPDQVQTQHSHLTEATVQPLDLGLTTTPESTTEVESSTALTTIAPPPEHPEVTLPPSDKGQAQHSHLTEATVQPLDLELSKTTEPTTEVKPSPTKEETSAQPPDPGLAITPEPTTEIGHSTVLEKTTAPRLDQVQTLHRSLTEVTGPPTKLESSQNSLVQSETAPEEQMASTSNNICELCTCGDETLSCVDLSPKQRLRQVPVPEPNTYNGIFTTLNFQGNYISYIDGNVWKAYSWTEKLDLSCNKIRYIERHTFESLPFLQYTNLGCNLITELSLGTFQAWHGMQFLYKLILSRNHLTAVKDPYLSELPALKYLDMGTTHITLTILNILMMTVELEKLFIRTKGHQRKIKKTHQYQAAEPKLRHLDGLEPCF